DNA from Candidatus Melainabacteria bacterium RIFOXYA2_FULL_32_9:
AAAAAATGAAATACGGATCAAATCTTGCCGGAGTATCTTCAGATCTAGAAAATGCTACAAACTATGTTACAGAAGCTGTGACAAAATACGGGCTGGGACCGAACACCTCAATATTAGCTACGGATGCTAATCCATTTGCCAAAGAAGCAGCTAAAGATGCCGTAGCTAAAGATATTAAAATAATAACAACTACAGCAGCTAAAGTAGCTAAGCTAATAATCGAATCAAATAAAGACTTCATTGAGGAATATGCAAATTCCTGTAAAAACAATCCTAATAAAAATATATCAGGAGCAGAATTTGCTAATATGTTACATGACTGGAACCAAAAGCATTATAAAGAAAGTGAAGTAGAATCACTTCAAAATAGAATCAAAAGAATAATAGATGAAGCACAAAAAGGTGAAATGCCTAACAATTAAATGATAAGCTAACGAAAATTACAAGATTCTCGATTAGTCTACATAACTAACCATACTGGATTAAAATCATTTGTTCATTTTGATGTATCATAAATACAGTAAAATAGTTGAAACTTGAGCAGGAAAAAATTTATGAATAAGCTTTTAGAACTTGTAGAAAAAGTTAATAACGAACCCGATAATATCGATGTAAGAATGGAGTTAGCTAGAAAATATCTAGACAATCAAGATTATAAAGCCGCTAAAATAACTCTTGAAGAAGTAATAAAGCTAAAACCTGATCATTTAGATGCAAATTTCGTTCTTGGACAACTAAGCGAATTTGATGAAGAGTTTGCCAGAGCTGTTGAATGCTTTGAGAAAGTCGTTCAGCAACAACCTACATTTGATTTGTCATATAAGCTTGGACAATTATATGAAAGCGCAGATCAATATGATAAAGCTCTTTTCATATACATCGAATGTTATAAAGCCGCTCCACAAGACAGCAATCTTTGCGAAAGAATTGCTCATGTGTACAGAATTTTAGGAAATAGACAAGAAGCAATTCATTTTTATAAACTGTTACTATTGTTAAATCCTGATGATATAGTCGCTTTGACCCAATTGATGGAACTTTATGAGGAAGAAAATAACAGCTGGCTATATAACTTAACAAAAGCAAGGATTAATGAATTAGAAGGATTATTATCTCAGGCCGTTTCAGCTTATAAAAAAGCTTTATCCGAAACCGAAAATAAACAGGATGCAGTTAAAATAAGACTTGCAATTGCAGATATACTGATTAAAAAAGAGAATTATCTGCAAGCTGTAGATGAATTTCTGGCTATTTTAGAGAAAGACAATCAAAATTATAATGTCTATAGAAAACTTGCAGAAACATACATTAAGCTAGACAACGCTGAAGCTGCAAGCGAAGCATTAGAAAAAGCACTTGAAATTCGACCAAACGATGAGAATATACTTAATGAATTAGCAGACTTATACTTCGAAATTGATAAACATGAAAAAGCATTGAAAACTATTGAAAATCTTATAAAACTGGAGCCTGATAAACTTTCCCATTATGTTGGTTTAGCAAAAGCTCACATTGCACTTAAGATGGATTCAGAAGCAGAGGAAAATTTAAACTTAGTGCTGGAAAAAGATCCTAAAAATATTGAAGCAATCGGAGTACTTGCAGACTTCCATAGCCTTAAAAAAGATTATCAAAAAGCTCTTGAATATGCTGAAAAAATAAAAGAATTTATTCCTAAAAGCCCTTTTGGATACAGAAAAGTTGCTGAAATTTATGAAATTATGAAAAAACCTTTTGAATCACACTATAACTTTGGAATTTATCACGATTTAAAAGGAGAAAAGCAGCTTGCTATTGACGAATTTAATTGGGCACTTGAACATGACCCCAAAAACATAGAAATAGCCTTAAAATTAGCTAAATTATATGAAGATATTTCTGAAGAATACATTGCAGCTGAATATTACCAAAGAATATATAGTATTGATAAAGAAAACATCACTGCGCTTAAGAAAATCGGCGAGATATACTTCAAAAAGAAAGACTATCAGCAAACTATAGAAATTTATAACGAAATTTTAAAGATAAATCCAAACTGCAAAGAGGAATATTTTACTCTTGCAGAGGCTTATGAACAAGCAAAAAATTATGATTTAGCACTTCAAAATTACAACAAATATCTAGATACAGCAGGGCTTTCCGCAAAATCTGATGAAGCAAAATCTAGAATTGAAAAACTTGAATCTAAAATAAATGGAGAGGAAGACGATGGATTATTAAGCAAAATTCTAAGAATCTTCTCAAAAAATTAAAATAAAAATCCTGCTACATAAGCAGGATTTTTATTTATAGCTTTATTCAATTTAAATTTCTTTAGAATTAGATTCTGTTTTTTCTTGCTTTGCAATTATTTTATCAATAAGCCCATATTCTTTTGCTTCATCTGGTCCCATATAGAAATCTCTGTCTGAATCCTGCTCAATTTTCTTGTAAGACTGACCTGTATGCTTAGCCATCAATTCATTCATTTGCTTTTTAATTCTGGCAATTTCAGCAGCTTCAATCATAATATCAGAAGCCTGACCCCTTGCACCGCCTGATGGTTGGTGAATCATAATTCTTGCATTAGGTAATGCCATACGCTTGCCGGGAGTGCCTGATGCCAACAGGAAAGCACCCATGCTTGCGGCTTCGCCAACACATATAGTGCTTACATCAGCCCTCACATGCTGCATAGTATCATAGATAGCCATTCCTGAAGTTATAACCCCACCAGGACTATTAATGTACATTATTATATCCTTCTCAGGATTTTCAGCATCCAATAGTAATAATTGAGCTACAACAATATTAGAAATCTGATCATCTATTTCTGTACCAAGAAAAACTATTCTTTCTCTTAAAAGCCTTGAAAATATATCAAATGAACGCTCACCACGGCTCGATTGCTCAATAACCATAGGAACGTAGCTCATAATTCTATCCAAATCCATTATTAATTCTCACTCTCTAAGTATTTATAACCCATAATATTATATGATATTAATAAAACTATTGCAAAAATTTTTATATTATCAAGGACAAAAATTGGTAGAGGTATAAAAATAAGTGATATAGAACATATTCAGAAATCAAATTTTCCTAGTGTCATTGCGAGGAATGAAATGCAATGAAGTGACGAAGCAATCCAAAAAAAGATAGTATAATATTATTTGGATTGCCGCACACCTACGGTGCTCGCAATGACAGTGCGACGATTAGCTGGATTATGACTCTGGAAAAATTTATCACTTTAATTTTTACTATTACCCAAAAATTATATAAAGAAATTAGTAGTGCTATAACCAGATAACTATAAATTAAGTCTGCCTGTTTCAAAAGCATTTGTCACTAACTTAAGTTAGGTAATTGATCTTACAAAAAAATTGAATATAAATTTTTAACAAGGATTGACTTAGTTTAAAATATGTCTAATACTTTAATTAGGCATTTTATAAGCTGTTTTTTATTATAGAAAAATTCTATGATTTAGGAGCAAGTAGCTTATGCGATTTATAAAAAAGCATAAAAATGGTTTTAGCCTTGCTGAAACTCTAGTTATTTTACTATTAGTAAGTGTAGCATTAGCTGCTACTATACCAATTATTACCAAGAAAAAACCTATAGGTGTTTCTGAAAATGCAATAAACTGCATACTTAATGGCGCTGCAGATATTATTTTCAATGCAACTACAGGCAATATTACACTCCCACTTCCTTCTAGTGGCAATTGTTATGCAGCTTATCATGGATGCGAGACAGGTGAAGGAGGCGATTGCAATACTCTAATAACATATGCTGATGGAGCTGGTACAGCTAATCAAAAAACAGCCGCCTTGAAAATCCTAAGAGCTTCTTGTGACCAAGGTGGAGAAGATGCTTGTAATTACTTCTTATCCAGATGTTTTAGTAACTCAACGAATTGCACCGATCCAGACCCCAAATATACTCTTCGCTATTACTTA
Protein-coding regions in this window:
- a CDS encoding ATP-dependent Clp endopeptidase, proteolytic subunit ClpP, translated to MSYVPMVIEQSSRGERSFDIFSRLLRERIVFLGTEIDDQISNIVVAQLLLLDAENPEKDIIMYINSPGGVITSGMAIYDTMQHVRADVSTICVGEAASMGAFLLASGTPGKRMALPNARIMIHQPSGGARGQASDIMIEAAEIARIKKQMNELMAKHTGQSYKKIEQDSDRDFYMGPDEAKEYGLIDKIIAKQEKTESNSKEI